One part of the bacterium genome encodes these proteins:
- a CDS encoding site-specific DNA-methyltransferase, with protein sequence MALKWPCWVSVEKPRNSFISHSQGHFNVRPSPQYDGLELDPQLVWRGKDDPDWSDLVVQGPPLFIQEKVHPKVLVDDLVHRTEENEAEIAAKEPEFQPDLFADFNGISEEAAKTEFYQHDANWTNRMILGDGLQVMASLAEREGLRGKVQCIYIDPPYGIKFNSNFQWSTTSTEVTDGKPDHITREPEQVKAFRDTWRDGIHSYFSYLRDRMTVARDLLSQSGCLVLQIGDENVHRIRSILDEVFGDENFVCQITVKKTHHQEANFVPSVADYLVVYAKSKTQLKYRAIRPEKSLAGIDFSKFNKTLDSELRIHPIPREWKDDPSLIPDDRVPIRTDITLTQDGDSGTSQVPWNVFSSEYYPGSGRHWRTHEDGRRRLARAGRVAKGKTRPFYIEPWNDKPAAPINNIWTTSLAGAQHKVYVVQTNTRIVQNVLLSFSDPGDLVLDPTCGSGTTAYVAEQWGRRWITIDTSRVALALARARLMGARYSYYLLADSRDGQEKEAEIARASVSEAPTRCDIRRGFVCERLPSVQLKSIASNGEIDVIWEKHQETLERLRDQLNKAVKQKWEEWEIPRESEGKWSGDAKQLHAEWWGARVARQEEIDASIAAKADFEHLYDKPYQDRSKVRVAGPFTVESVSPHRSLDVDENDELIERVRGSDSADGQTADFISMILENLKIAGVQQAHKEDKIEFSSVMPWPGDLIGGEARYQEGVDESAPERRAAVFVGPEFGTVARPDLVAAAREAGDADFDVLIACAFSYDAHASEFDKLGRIPILKAHMNADLHMAEDLKSTGKGNLFVIFGEPDIDILSVDDVPDRIQVRINGVDVFHPNTGEVRSDGAEGIACWFVDTDYNEESFFVRHAYFLGASDPYKALRNTLKAEINEEAWESLHSDTSRTFPKPESGRIAVKVINHLGDEVMKVFRVA encoded by the coding sequence ATCGCACTGAAGTGGCCTTGTTGGGTGTCGGTGGAGAAGCCTCGTAACTCCTTCATCTCACACTCGCAGGGCCATTTCAATGTCCGGCCTTCACCTCAATACGACGGATTGGAGCTAGATCCGCAGCTGGTCTGGCGCGGAAAGGACGATCCGGACTGGTCGGACTTGGTCGTGCAAGGGCCCCCACTCTTCATCCAAGAGAAGGTCCACCCGAAAGTCCTGGTCGACGATCTCGTTCATAGGACCGAGGAAAACGAGGCGGAGATCGCCGCCAAAGAGCCGGAGTTCCAGCCCGATCTGTTCGCCGATTTCAATGGAATATCGGAGGAGGCCGCCAAGACAGAGTTCTACCAGCACGATGCCAATTGGACGAACCGAATGATACTGGGCGACGGCCTCCAAGTGATGGCTTCGCTGGCAGAGCGAGAGGGTTTGCGGGGAAAGGTGCAGTGCATCTATATCGACCCGCCTTACGGGATCAAGTTCAACTCGAATTTCCAATGGTCGACGACGAGCACAGAAGTCACGGACGGAAAACCCGATCACATCACGCGTGAGCCAGAGCAGGTGAAGGCCTTTCGCGACACGTGGCGCGATGGAATTCACTCCTATTTTTCCTACTTGCGCGACCGCATGACTGTCGCGAGGGATCTCCTTAGTCAATCCGGGTGCCTAGTTCTCCAGATTGGTGATGAGAACGTCCACCGGATCCGCTCGATTCTCGACGAGGTATTCGGTGACGAGAACTTTGTATGCCAAATAACTGTAAAGAAGACGCATCACCAGGAAGCCAATTTCGTCCCCTCGGTGGCTGACTACTTGGTCGTCTATGCGAAATCTAAGACTCAGCTGAAGTACCGGGCGATTCGGCCCGAGAAATCGTTGGCCGGAATCGATTTCTCAAAGTTCAACAAGACGCTGGACTCGGAGCTTCGCATTCATCCGATACCTCGGGAGTGGAAGGATGATCCGTCTCTGATCCCCGACGACAGGGTGCCCATCCGAACAGACATTACGCTGACGCAGGATGGAGACTCGGGTACTTCTCAAGTGCCATGGAACGTCTTCTCGTCGGAGTACTACCCCGGCTCAGGACGGCATTGGCGCACGCACGAGGACGGGAGACGTCGCCTCGCGCGGGCAGGCCGCGTGGCTAAAGGAAAGACGAGACCATTCTACATCGAACCGTGGAACGACAAGCCGGCAGCTCCGATCAACAACATCTGGACTACGAGCCTCGCTGGCGCACAGCACAAGGTCTACGTCGTTCAAACGAATACGCGAATCGTGCAAAACGTCCTGCTCTCATTCTCCGACCCCGGCGATTTGGTGCTCGACCCAACCTGTGGATCCGGTACGACTGCCTACGTCGCTGAGCAGTGGGGGCGCCGTTGGATCACGATCGATACCTCTCGTGTGGCGCTCGCTCTTGCAAGGGCTCGTTTGATGGGTGCTCGATATTCCTACTATCTGCTCGCAGATAGTCGTGACGGACAGGAGAAAGAGGCAGAGATCGCTCGCGCGTCGGTTTCTGAGGCGCCCACTCGTTGTGATATTCGTCGTGGGTTTGTCTGCGAGCGGCTGCCGAGTGTGCAGCTCAAGTCCATTGCTAGCAACGGTGAAATTGATGTCATCTGGGAGAAGCACCAGGAGACGTTGGAGCGTCTCCGGGACCAGTTGAACAAGGCAGTGAAGCAGAAGTGGGAGGAATGGGAGATCCCCCGCGAATCAGAAGGCAAGTGGTCCGGCGACGCCAAGCAACTTCATGCCGAGTGGTGGGGGGCGCGAGTAGCGCGCCAAGAGGAAATCGACGCTTCCATCGCCGCCAAGGCGGACTTCGAGCACCTCTACGACAAGCCCTACCAAGACAGGTCGAAGGTGCGCGTCGCCGGTCCCTTCACTGTGGAGAGCGTCTCTCCGCACCGGTCGCTCGATGTTGACGAGAATGACGAGTTGATTGAGCGAGTTCGTGGTTCGGACTCGGCGGATGGGCAGACTGCCGACTTCATCTCGATGATTTTGGAGAACCTCAAGATCGCCGGAGTCCAGCAAGCTCACAAGGAGGACAAGATCGAGTTCTCGAGCGTTATGCCGTGGCCGGGAGATTTGATTGGTGGGGAGGCCCGCTATCAAGAGGGCGTCGATGAGTCGGCGCCCGAGAGGCGCGCAGCGGTTTTCGTCGGTCCTGAGTTTGGCACGGTTGCAAGACCCGATCTTGTCGCAGCTGCTCGCGAGGCGGGGGATGCCGACTTCGACGTTCTTATTGCGTGCGCCTTCAGCTACGACGCTCACGCATCCGAGTTCGACAAGCTCGGTCGAATACCGATTCTGAAGGCGCATATGAACGCGGATCTGCATATGGCGGAAGATCTCAAGAGCACTGGCAAAGGGAACTTGTTCGTGATCTTCGGCGAGCCGGATATCGACATCCTCTCAGTAGATGATGTGCCTGATCGGATTCAGGTGAGGATCAATGGGGTAGACGTCTTCCATCCGAATACCGGAGAAGTGCGTAGCGATGGAGCAGAGGGCATAGCCTGCTGGTTCGTAGACACTGACTACAATGAAGAGAGCTTCTTCGTGCGCCATGCATACTTCCTCGGGGCGAGTGACCCCTACAAGGCGCTCAGGAATACGCTGAAGGCTGAAATCAACGAAGAAGCCTGGGAGTCGCTCCACAGTGATACATCCCGGACATTCCCCAAGCCGGAGTCTGGCCGGATCGCTGTCAAGGTGATCAACCACCTGGGGGACGAGGTGATGAAGGTCTTCAGGGTCGCCTAA